The proteins below come from a single Eucalyptus grandis isolate ANBG69807.140 chromosome 3, ASM1654582v1, whole genome shotgun sequence genomic window:
- the LOC120291375 gene encoding TMV resistance protein N-like, which translates to MNSTLLVLALAFCFAVDASRSPSALVNFVATIVLAVIAVEVTVSAVARLRTKPGLVSSTPVPPSSSSFSSSSLSSSLSISTSSTANYANYEVFLSFRGPDTRKGFADYLYIRLIDVGIHAFRDNEEIPLGEEIKDALLESIKQSKIAIPIVSKNYASSRSCLRELAQMLECKKANNQLIVPIFYDISPTELKCQRGFIEQCFCEHEKQGVDRTDIAKWKWALRKIAGKKGYDLLTRNNGYQGALAEEVVGYIKEVLKKNDLYVPDGLVDIEQPIQEVMIKLGVVYANKKATGVDGECVRVLGICGMPGVGKTTVAKIVYNKIHHLFQRCSFLPDITTTFESSGVKGLLEKLISDLRMKNYGGLSTHDQSIEVMKKSFREMKVLIFLDDVQDFDHIRHLVGKISWFGPGSRILLTIRRKDVLCEYRGVADTYEVEPMRSCHALQLFCKHAFCKYPPEEEKNEYYHLSVDIINSFEGLPLSIRETASYLNNCGWDIEIWRETSDFSRKKLERKVKLAFEASYNSLDEYTRKIFLDIACFYNGMDWRIPTCKWQANGYHPLRSIKILIDMCLIKIGENNKFWMHNQLSKYGKEIVGKHSRLYNHKDALSTLKGNEMRKPFVSRLMRDEVNVLDLDHLAIYQV; encoded by the exons ATGAACTCCACCTTGCTTGTGTTGGCTCTTGCGTTTTGCTTCGCCGTGGATGCTTCCAGATCGCCTTCAGCGCTTGTAAATTTTGTTGCTACGATTGTTCTTGCAGTTATTGCTGTTGAAGTTACTGTTTCTGCTGTTGCGCGCCTGAGGACAAAGCCG GGGTTGGTCTCTTCAACACCAGTGCCaccatcatcgtcatcattttcatcatcttcattgTCTTCATCATTGTCCATTTCTACCTCATCAACAGCTAATTACGCCAATTACgaagtgttcttgagttttagaggtcCTGATACTCGTAAGGGATTTGCAGATTACCTCTACATCAGACTGATTGATGTAGGGATCCACGCCTTTAGAGACAATGAGGAGATTCCTCTCGGAGAAGAGATCAAGGATGCATTGCTTGAATCCATTAAGCAATCCAAGATAGCAATACCCATTGTCTCCAAGAATTATGCATCCAGTCGGAGTTGTCTCAGggaattggcacaaatgctgGAATGCAAGAAAGCAAACAATCAATTGATCGTGCCCATTTTCTATGATATTAGCCCCACCGAATTAAAATGCCAACGGGGATTTATTGAGCAATGTTTTTGTGAGCACGAGAAGCAGGGAGTTGACCGCACGGACATTGCTAAATGGAAGTGGGCTCTTCGAAAGATTGCTGGGAAGAAGGGGTATGATCTGCTGACTAGAAACAATGG GTATCAAGGTGCACTCGCAGAGGAAGTTGTTGGATATATTAAAGAGGTGTTGAAGAAGAATGATTTATATGTACCCGACGGTTTAGTGGACATTGAACAACCCATACAAGAGGTTATGATAAAGCTTGGTGTCGTCTATGCCAACAAGAAGGCAACCGGAGTAGATGGCGAATGTGTACGCGTGCTTGGGATATGCGGCATGCCAGGGGTTGGCAAGACTACCGTTGCAAAAATTGTGTACAacaaaatccatcatctctTTCAACGTTGTAGTTTTCTTCCAGATATTACAACAACTTTTGAATCCAGTGGAGTCAAGGGGCTGCTAGAAAAGTTAATCTCAGACCTCCgaatgaaaaattatggaggACTAAGTACTCATGACCAAAGTATTGAAGTCATGAAAAAATCATTTAGAGAAATGAAAGTTCTCATTTTCCTTGATGATGTGCAAGATTTTGACCACATCAGGCATTTAGTTGGGAAAATAAGTTGGTTTGGCCCAGGAAGCAGGATTCTCCTGACAATCAGAAGAAAAGATGTACTCTGTGAATATCGTGGAGTTGCTGATACATATGAGGTCGAACCAATGAGGTCTTGTCATGCTCTTCAACTTTTCTGCAAGCATGCATTTTGTAAGTATCctcctgaagaagaaaagaatgagtATTACCATCTGTCCGTAGATATCATTAACAGTTTTGAAGGGCTTCCTTTGTCTATTCGGGAGACAGCTTCATACTTAAATAACTGTGGGTGGGATATAGAAATATGGCGAGAAACGTCcgatttttcaagaaagaagCTGGAGAGGAAAGTCAAATTAGCATTCGAGGCAAGCTATAACTCTCTAGATGAATACACGAGAAAGATATTTCTCGATATAGCATGTTTTTACAATGGGATGGACTGGAGAATTCCTACATGCAAGTGGCAAGCGAATGGTTATCATCCTTTAAGAAGTATCAAGATTCTCATTGACATGTGTTTGATCAAAATAGGAGAAAACAATAAATTCTGGATGCATAATCAGCTAAGCAAGTATGGCAAGGAAATTGTTGGGAAGCACAGTAGGTTGTATAATCACAAGGATGCCCTTTCCACACTAAAGGGAAATGAG ATGCGGAAGCCCTTTGTCTCACGTTTGATGAGGGACGAAGTGAATGTTTTAGATCTGGATCATTTGGCCATTTATCAAGTGTGA